A genomic region of Catalinimonas niigatensis contains the following coding sequences:
- a CDS encoding universal stress protein, whose amino-acid sequence MKTILVPTDFSQQAQYALDLAHGIAKKNNATVRLLNVVEAPHGTSFNAMGEMTAPDGMDSMFFAQLLKRMREQLTKQVEDPKYQDIQLEGDVEVGNPYESISRTITDQKVDLVVMGTQGSSGLEEVLVGSNTEKVVRRARCPVLTVKEAVEVDAIKNIVFATSTRDADERLVQELIKLQKIFGAKLHIVCINTPSSFESDRYYKKELKSFVEKHKLENYTLNVYNDDVEEDGIVFFAEDINADMIALATHGRRGISHLLSGSIAEDIVNHAKRPVWTFSIAKK is encoded by the coding sequence ATGAAAACTATTCTTGTTCCTACAGATTTTTCCCAGCAAGCTCAGTATGCGCTGGATCTTGCCCACGGTATAGCCAAAAAAAATAATGCCACAGTAAGGCTTCTTAATGTAGTAGAAGCTCCGCATGGCACCTCCTTCAATGCGATGGGAGAAATGACTGCTCCTGATGGTATGGATTCTATGTTTTTTGCCCAATTACTTAAGCGGATGAGAGAGCAGCTTACCAAGCAGGTAGAAGACCCCAAGTACCAGGATATACAATTGGAAGGCGATGTGGAAGTAGGGAACCCCTATGAAAGTATTTCCAGAACGATTACAGACCAAAAGGTGGATCTCGTAGTCATGGGCACACAAGGTAGTAGCGGACTGGAAGAAGTGTTGGTAGGCTCCAATACCGAAAAAGTAGTACGCCGTGCTCGTTGTCCGGTACTTACAGTAAAAGAAGCAGTGGAAGTAGATGCTATAAAAAACATTGTTTTTGCTACCAGCACCAGAGATGCTGATGAAAGGCTGGTGCAGGAACTGATCAAATTACAGAAGATTTTTGGCGCTAAATTACACATTGTATGTATCAACACGCCCAGCTCTTTTGAATCAGATCGTTATTACAAAAAAGAGTTGAAGAGTTTTGTTGAGAAGCATAAGCTGGAGAATTACACACTCAATGTGTATAATGATGATGTGGAAGAAGATGGGATCGTGTTTTTTGCCGAAGATATCAATGCAGATATGATCGCACTGGCTACACACGGACGCAGAGGCATCAGTCATTTACTTAGCGGTAGCATTGCCGAAGATATTGTAAACCATGCCAAACGCCCGGTATGGACGTTTAGCATCGCAAAAAAATGA
- a CDS encoding 1,4-dihydroxy-2-naphthoate polyprenyltransferase yields MNKFQAWIMAARPRTLPLALASIGMGAFLAASADLFSWQVLLLSALTTIFLQVLSNLANDYGDSIHGADSADREGPTRAVQAGYISPKAMKQAMIIFGILSFASGLWLLLAALPGNQLLLFLFLLLGIAAIFAAITYTSGSKPYGYAGLGDLSVLLFFGIVGVLGSYYLHAQQLSWDHLLPALSCGLFSTAVLNVNNIRDIRTDEMAGKRSIPVRLGRSRAVTYHWMLLFSGILCSVCYVIVNFESWWQFLFVISLPLLIKNGRAVQHKKTSAALDPYLKQMALTTLLYVLTFGIGQLLV; encoded by the coding sequence ATGAATAAGTTCCAGGCCTGGATCATGGCAGCCCGCCCCCGCACTCTTCCACTGGCTCTGGCCAGTATCGGAATGGGCGCTTTTCTGGCGGCTTCCGCCGATCTTTTTAGCTGGCAGGTGCTGCTGCTTAGCGCCCTGACTACCATCTTCCTGCAGGTACTTTCTAATCTGGCCAACGATTATGGCGATTCTATCCATGGGGCAGACAGTGCGGATCGGGAAGGCCCGACACGTGCCGTGCAAGCCGGTTATATTAGTCCGAAGGCCATGAAGCAGGCAATGATCATTTTTGGGATTCTTTCTTTCGCCAGCGGGCTCTGGCTGCTACTGGCTGCACTTCCTGGAAACCAGCTTCTGCTATTCCTTTTTTTGCTGCTAGGCATAGCTGCTATTTTTGCTGCCATCACTTATACTTCTGGCAGTAAGCCCTATGGCTATGCCGGGCTGGGCGATCTCTCTGTCCTTCTCTTCTTTGGCATTGTTGGAGTGTTGGGTTCTTACTATCTTCATGCCCAACAGCTTTCTTGGGATCACCTGCTGCCTGCTTTGAGTTGTGGCCTATTCTCTACTGCAGTGCTTAATGTTAATAATATCCGCGACATACGCACGGATGAAATGGCTGGTAAGCGATCCATCCCGGTTCGCTTGGGCCGTTCCAGGGCCGTTACCTACCACTGGATGCTGCTCTTTTCAGGAATCCTATGTTCTGTTTGCTACGTAATCGTCAATTTTGAGTCCTGGTGGCAGTTTCTTTTTGTAATAAGTTTGCCTTTACTGATCAAAAATGGACGGGCTGTTCAGCATAAAAAAACCTCCGCTGCTCTGGACCCCTATCTGAAACAGATGGCACTAACCACCTTGCTTTATGTGCTTACTTTTGGTATTGGACAGCTACTTGTTTGA
- a CDS encoding glutathione peroxidase — protein MKTLTILTLSLLSFAFIHPMEKNSEVPASFYEFSLNNIEGKAVDFSQFKGKKVLLVNVASKCGYTPQYEGLQELYEKYGDKVVILGFPANNFGGQEPGSNQEIATFCETNYGVSFPMFEKVSVKGMDKHPLYRWLSDSKLNGWNDQEPSWNFCKYLVDEEGKLIKFFPSSTKPMSDELIKAIEA, from the coding sequence ATGAAAACCTTAACCATCCTCACACTTAGCTTATTGAGCTTTGCTTTCATTCACCCTATGGAAAAAAATAGTGAAGTACCTGCCTCTTTTTATGAATTTAGCCTGAATAATATTGAAGGTAAAGCCGTCGACTTTTCGCAGTTCAAAGGAAAGAAAGTGCTGCTGGTCAACGTAGCGTCCAAATGTGGCTATACTCCTCAGTACGAAGGGCTACAGGAACTGTACGAAAAGTATGGAGACAAAGTGGTTATCCTGGGTTTTCCAGCCAACAACTTTGGTGGGCAGGAACCCGGTAGTAATCAGGAAATTGCTACTTTCTGCGAAACAAATTATGGGGTTAGTTTTCCAATGTTTGAAAAAGTTTCCGTCAAAGGAATGGATAAACACCCCTTATACCGCTGGCTTAGTGATAGCAAACTGAATGGCTGGAATGATCAGGAGCCCAGTTGGAACTTTTGCAAATATCTGGTAGATGAAGAAGGTAAGCTGATCAAATTTTTTCCTTCCTCTACCAAACCTATGTCAGACGAGCTAATCAAAGCCATTGAAGCTTAA
- the pyrE gene encoding orotate phosphoribosyltransferase, giving the protein MNISGGRDASVAERIARMFLEIGVVKLNTEEPFVWSSGWKSPIYCDGRISLSYPQVRSYIKEELAELIRKRFPEVEAIAGVATAGIPQGVLVADALDLPFLYVRTKPKGHGMTNIVEGEVVKEQKVIVIEDLVSTGGSSLKATAALDLSGMDVLGLISVFTYGFDDAREHFANANIPFISLSNYDVLIKEAMEQDLISATDLSSLQEWRKAPHLWKQDA; this is encoded by the coding sequence ATGAATATATCAGGTGGAAGAGATGCATCGGTGGCTGAAAGAATAGCCCGTATGTTCCTGGAAATAGGGGTGGTAAAGCTAAATACAGAAGAACCCTTTGTGTGGAGTTCCGGTTGGAAATCACCCATTTATTGTGATGGACGTATTTCCCTGTCTTATCCGCAGGTAAGAAGCTACATCAAAGAAGAGCTTGCTGAGCTTATCCGTAAGCGTTTTCCTGAGGTGGAGGCCATTGCGGGAGTAGCCACTGCCGGTATACCTCAGGGCGTATTAGTGGCTGATGCGTTAGACCTTCCTTTTCTGTATGTGCGCACCAAGCCCAAAGGGCACGGGATGACCAATATTGTAGAGGGAGAAGTAGTCAAAGAGCAAAAAGTAATTGTGATAGAAGATCTGGTATCTACCGGAGGAAGCTCCCTGAAAGCTACCGCAGCCCTGGACTTGTCGGGCATGGATGTATTGGGACTAATCTCTGTTTTTACCTATGGCTTTGATGATGCGCGCGAACATTTTGCCAATGCAAATATTCCCTTTATTTCGCTTAGCAATTATGATGTGCTGATCAAAGAAGCCATGGAGCAGGATCTGATTTCTGCTACGGACCTGTCATCTTTGCAGGAGTGGAGAAAGGCACCTCATCTTTGGAAACAAGATGCCTAA
- the argS gene encoding arginine--tRNA ligase, with the protein MDIEKVIIKDIADAFQKLYAHTLDTDEINLQPTRKEFAGSHTFVVFPYARFTKKNPQDTAQELGQYLKEQSSVVKDFNVVKGFLNLEVEDSVWVSLLHNIISIDASEKRPYGFKEAQNHKVVVEFSSPNTNKPLHLGHLRNNFLGDSLSRILKANGYQVRQVNLVNDRGIHICKSMLAYQRFGNGETPESSGIKGDHLVGKYYVRFDQAYKAEIEALKKEGVGEEQAKKEAPLIKAAQDMLQKWEQGDPEVTQLWEKMNGWVYKGFDATYQSINVSFDKIYHESETYLLGKDIVEEGLQQGVFYKKEDSSVWIDLSEDGLDEKLVLRSDGTSVYITQDMGTADLRYEDYPFDNLVYVVGNEQDYHFKVLFLILKKLGRTYADGLHHLSYGMVDLPSGKMKSREGTVVDADDLIAEMIRTAKEHTEELGKIEGFTEVQAEELYKVLGIGALKYFLLKVDPRKRMLFNPQESVQFQGNTAPFIQYTYARISAILRKAAEMQLNLEDTAVIKKQQSLHASELEVIKLLSEFSQKISLAAADYAPSVIAQYAYDLAKEYNRFYTEVSIFGEQNADLLLFRVLFSKAVAETIKSAMNLLGIQVPERM; encoded by the coding sequence ATGGATATAGAAAAAGTAATTATAAAAGATATAGCAGACGCATTTCAGAAACTCTATGCACATACTTTGGATACTGATGAAATTAATCTGCAACCTACGCGCAAAGAATTTGCCGGTTCTCATACTTTCGTAGTTTTTCCTTATGCCCGTTTTACTAAAAAAAATCCCCAGGATACTGCTCAGGAATTAGGGCAGTATCTCAAGGAACAAAGTTCTGTTGTTAAAGACTTTAATGTAGTAAAAGGTTTTCTAAATCTTGAGGTAGAAGATTCCGTTTGGGTTTCTCTGCTGCATAACATTATAAGTATTGATGCTTCAGAAAAAAGACCTTATGGTTTTAAAGAAGCACAAAATCACAAAGTAGTTGTTGAATTTTCCTCTCCCAACACCAACAAGCCTCTTCACCTGGGGCATTTGCGTAATAATTTTCTGGGAGATAGCCTTTCCCGTATCCTTAAGGCTAATGGGTATCAGGTAAGGCAAGTCAACCTGGTCAATGATCGGGGTATCCATATCTGTAAATCCATGCTGGCCTACCAGCGGTTTGGAAATGGCGAAACACCGGAATCTTCAGGAATCAAAGGCGACCATCTAGTAGGAAAATACTATGTGCGTTTTGATCAGGCCTACAAAGCAGAAATTGAAGCATTAAAGAAAGAGGGAGTGGGAGAAGAGCAGGCCAAAAAAGAGGCTCCTTTGATCAAGGCCGCTCAGGACATGCTGCAAAAGTGGGAACAGGGAGATCCTGAAGTCACGCAGCTTTGGGAAAAAATGAATGGATGGGTGTACAAAGGTTTTGACGCTACTTACCAATCTATCAACGTCAGCTTTGATAAAATTTACCATGAATCCGAAACCTACCTCTTGGGTAAAGATATTGTGGAAGAAGGCTTGCAGCAAGGCGTGTTTTATAAAAAAGAAGACAGTTCGGTTTGGATAGACCTAAGTGAAGATGGGCTGGATGAAAAGCTGGTACTCCGCTCAGACGGCACGTCGGTATACATTACCCAGGATATGGGTACGGCTGACCTGCGCTATGAGGATTATCCATTTGACAACCTGGTGTATGTCGTAGGCAATGAACAGGATTATCATTTCAAGGTGCTTTTCCTGATTCTGAAAAAACTGGGACGCACCTACGCTGATGGGCTTCATCATCTTTCTTACGGCATGGTAGATTTGCCCTCTGGCAAGATGAAATCCCGCGAAGGCACAGTAGTAGATGCCGATGACCTGATTGCCGAAATGATTCGCACTGCCAAAGAACATACCGAGGAACTGGGTAAGATTGAAGGCTTTACGGAAGTACAGGCAGAAGAACTTTATAAAGTATTGGGCATAGGGGCGCTTAAATATTTCTTGTTGAAAGTAGACCCCAGAAAACGTATGCTCTTCAACCCGCAGGAGTCAGTACAGTTTCAGGGAAATACAGCTCCTTTTATTCAATATACCTATGCCCGTATCTCAGCTATTCTAAGAAAAGCGGCAGAAATGCAGTTAAATCTGGAAGATACTGCGGTGATTAAGAAACAACAAAGCCTTCATGCTTCTGAATTGGAAGTCATTAAGCTGCTTTCGGAATTTTCACAGAAAATATCGCTTGCTGCAGCCGATTACGCTCCTTCCGTTATTGCCCAGTATGCGTATGATCTGGCAAAGGAATACAACCGCTTTTATACAGAAGTTTCTATTTTTGGCGAACAAAATGCTGATTTGCTGCTCTTCAGAGTTTTATTCTCCAAAGCAGTAGCAGAAACAATCAAAAGCGCCATGAATTTGTTAGGTATACAAGTACCCGAAAGAATGTAA